The proteins below come from a single Amphiura filiformis chromosome 15, Afil_fr2py, whole genome shotgun sequence genomic window:
- the LOC140171615 gene encoding LOW QUALITY PROTEIN: proton-coupled zinc antiporter SLC30A5-like (The sequence of the model RefSeq protein was modified relative to this genomic sequence to represent the inferred CDS: inserted 1 base in 1 codon; deleted 2 bases in 1 codon), translating to MYAGSSSLGRVDPARLGPYVALLIAIKCLRSLGLFLAYDILNVVHLVIFVFIIKLGSAVVLIPLQRPFTSGKRLSKRQWIRVLRHSFVGTLITLLWIFGLTLCGPVRSIVLYEHSEVVVSAVVAALFTNRGGGPARTRGAFMFVVAILSLLLFDSDLQPTNSDHPEGVHKSAITHIFYSAISWLGVSDHKGGVMLLVVLLFTNVAYKNTSKKLSVDVGGAKRLHALSTLLSAAMLCPWAIFHLFIHESRIESWXVLLIPITAIILVLFIIDYYVESVSVNRLEIFKTARYSAYALFTSGLVLSYLWYSPPKNGSIGEIGVARNMEHAVSGGVIFSAVLFIFATKILGNPVSKSSKGSLVGYTSAGLPLYNFTGDALQRTSQSVMTIGKSILKQIFEASDSRQIFYYLCINLAFTFVELLYGVWTNSLGLISDGFHMLFDCTALVVGLTAAVMTHWKATRMFSYGFGRLEILSGFVNGLFLVVISWFVFMAAVGRILDPPEVSTDKLLTVSVAGLLVNLVGIFVFSHAGHAHSHGGTSSHGHSHGGHGHGHGGHGHGGHGHGGHGHGHGGHGGGGHEGHADAAQNTNMQGVYLHVLADTMGSVGVIISSLLIQQFGLLIADPICSIFIAVMIFISVMPLLRDTAAILVQRIPVELEHCLSEGLTKVRLLEGVLGYRDQHFWRHSSDSVAGTLHVRVSSDASEQKIIQQVTAIFKEFGVTNFTVQVEKEEFFQHMSGLSATFDRMLEMTHQIQAIPSQDDLYDIKAV from the exons atgtatgCTGGAAGCAGTAGTCTCGGCAGGGTGGACCCAGCAAG ATTGGGACCATAC GTTGCCCTGCTCATTGCCATCAAATGTCTGCGATCACTTGGTTTGTTTTTAGCTTATGATATTCTCAATGTAGTGCATCTAGTTATCTTTGTCTTCATTATTAAATTAGG GTCAGCAGTAGTACTTATACCATTACAAAGACCGTTTACATCAGGGAAAAGATTAAGTAAACGTCAG TGGATTCGAGTATTAAGACACTCCTTCGTTGGCACATTAATTACTCTATTATGGATATTTGGTCTGACACTGTGTGGACCAGTCAG GTCTATTGTATTATATGAACACAGTGAAGTTGTTGTATCAGCTGTCGTAGCAGCTCTGTTTACTAATAGAGGCGGTGGACCTGCTAGG ACACGGGGTGCATTTATGTTTGTGGTGGCGATTCTAAGTCTTCTATTGTTTGATTCTGATCTGCAACCAACCAATTCGGACCACC CTGAGGGTGTTCATAAAAGTGCAATTACACATATATTTTACAGTGCTATATCATGGCTAGGGGTTTCAGATCATAAG GGTGGTGTTATGTTACTAGTGGTGCTATTATTTACTAATGTTGCTTATAAAAATACTTCCAAGAAGCTGTCGGTGGATGTGGGTGGAGCCAAGAGACTCCACGCCCTGTCTACATTACTCTCTGCTGCCATGCTGTGTCCTTGGGCCATATTCCATTTATTTATACATGAG AGTCGTATTGAATCAT ATGTCCTTCTCATTCCAATAACAGCCATCATTCTGGTGTTATTCATCATTGATTATTATGTGGAATCAGTTAGTGTGAACAGACTAGAGATATTCAAGACAGCACGCTATAGTGCTTATGCACTCTTTACATCTGGTTTAGTGTTGAGTTACTTGTGGTATAGTCCACCCAAGAATGGTTCCATTGGTGAAATAGGGGTGGCTAGAAACATGGAGCATGCAGTGTCCGGAGGGGTCATTTTTAGTGCTGTATTATTTATATTTG CTACAAAAATTCTTGGCAACCCTGTGTCCAAGAGTAGTAAAGGCAGCCTAGTGGGATACACATCAGCAGGTCTTCCCCTCTACAACTTTACTGGTGATGCCCTCCAGAGGACCTCACAGTCTGTAATGACGATTGGCAAGAGTATTTTAAAACAAATCTTTGAGGCGAGCGACTCCAGACAGATCTTCTATTATCTCTGTATCAATCTT GCATTTACCTTTGTGGAGTTACTGTATGGTGTATGGACTAATAGCCTTGGTCTCATCTCAGATGGATTTCATATGCTCTTTGACTGCACGGCTCTAGTAGTTGGTTTGACGGCAGCGGTTATGACTCATTGGAAGGCTACAAGAATGTTTTCTTATGG GTTTGGTAGATTGGAGATCTTATCAGGGTTTGTAAATGGCCTATTCCTTGTGGTCATTTCATGGTTTGTCTTCATGGCTGCTGTAGGTAGAATACTAGATCCACCAGAAGTCAGCACAGATAAATTACTG ACTGTTTCTGTTGCTGGTCTGCTTGTCAACCTGGTTGGTATTTTTGTATTCAGTCATGCTGGTCATGCCCACTCTCATGGTGGCACTTCTAGTCATGGACATAGTCATGGTGGACATGGACACGGTCATGGTGGACACGGTCATGGTGGACACGGTCACGGTGGACACGGTCATGGGCATGGAGGTCATGGAGGTGGTGGACATGAGGGACATGCTGACGCAGCACAGAATACTAACATGCAAG GTGTATATCtacatgtgttagctgataccaTGGGTAGTGTAGGGGTCATCATCTCATCTCTACTCATTCAACAATTTGGACTCCTCATAGCCGACCCAATCTGCTCTATATTCATTGCTGTAATGATCTTCATCAGTGTCATGCCGTTGCTACGGGATACAGCAGCCATCTTGGTTCAGAGGATTCCTGTTGAACTGGAGCACTGTTTATCAGAAGGACTTACAAAG GTGAGGTTACTGGAGGGTGTTTTGGGCTACAGAGATCAACATTTCTGGCGTCATAGCTCAGACTCAGTAGCAGGGACACTCCATGTGAGAGTCAGCTCAGATGCCAGCGAGCAGAAGATTATTCAACAG GTCACAGCTATTTTCAAAGAATTTGGAGTCACCAACTTCACAGTTCAAGTTGAGAAGGAAGAGTTTTTCCAACACATGTCGGGACTTAGCGCGACCTTTGACCGGATGCTTGAAATGACACATCAAATACAAGCTATACCGAGCCAAGATGACCTGTATGACATCAAAGCAGTATGA